A section of the Chryseobacterium scophthalmum genome encodes:
- a CDS encoding DUF4139 domain-containing protein, which yields MLKINLLSFVFIVFNCFGQENYTTTTSKIKEVKIYSSGGIIKHSFSADISQGKNFIIIKEFGRNSGMDISSFKPDKKINLIRYESYNNNPSLYAEKLGKNKNFGPINDSIEFYKNANKKIEQELTLTRNSIGIVQKNQILGNPSSAEILKMIEFNQTTLKNLYKEEIDFQAKVTKNQSRISVLENKRYASSKDDEISNNNIIVLQITSDKRQTVNFEVNQQIQNANWRPYYVIKSNGIKSPLKISYKAKIQQNTGLELKNIPIKLINENFSGEDKPYELDRWFLRTERDYYVSNQAFQRPQSNDVSSKSIAEVAVLGSSRISQRTMKTEISLDKNVVLPSDVEVTEDLNEFEVTTNYKYFATPKLENKTFLLASIKDYSKYNFLPGNADIFMEDVQIGTVNIDTNQLTSEMLISLGSDPNILTKRELIKKETKDLGDKEKFESYAYEITIKNNKDTAVTLELKDQIPLSMAENIKIEAMNPDKADYDKSTGFLIWNFNIKPNETKKIKFGFNVTLPKDLMTADIK from the coding sequence ATGCTGAAAATCAATTTATTGTCTTTTGTATTCATTGTTTTTAATTGTTTCGGGCAAGAAAACTATACTACAACCACTTCGAAAATTAAAGAAGTAAAAATCTATTCAAGCGGCGGAATTATCAAACATTCTTTTTCTGCTGACATATCTCAGGGGAAAAATTTCATCATCATCAAAGAATTTGGGAGAAACAGTGGTATGGATATTTCGTCTTTTAAACCAGATAAGAAAATTAATCTCATCCGCTATGAGTCATATAATAATAATCCTTCGCTTTACGCAGAGAAATTAGGAAAAAATAAAAACTTTGGACCTATCAATGACAGTATAGAGTTTTATAAGAATGCTAATAAAAAGATTGAACAGGAGCTGACTCTGACTAGAAATTCTATAGGAATTGTTCAGAAAAATCAGATATTGGGAAACCCTTCTTCTGCCGAAATTCTAAAAATGATAGAATTTAATCAAACGACCCTTAAAAATTTATATAAAGAGGAAATTGATTTTCAGGCGAAGGTTACAAAAAATCAATCAAGAATTTCGGTTTTGGAGAATAAAAGATATGCATCGTCCAAAGATGATGAAATCTCAAACAATAATATTATTGTTCTTCAAATTACAAGTGACAAAAGGCAAACAGTCAATTTTGAAGTGAATCAGCAAATTCAAAATGCGAATTGGCGACCTTACTATGTGATAAAATCTAATGGTATAAAATCACCACTTAAGATTTCTTACAAAGCAAAAATTCAGCAAAATACAGGTTTGGAACTTAAAAACATTCCTATAAAATTGATCAACGAAAACTTTAGTGGAGAAGATAAACCTTATGAATTAGACCGCTGGTTCCTGAGAACGGAACGAGATTATTATGTTTCCAATCAGGCATTTCAAAGACCACAAAGTAATGATGTAAGTTCGAAAAGTATTGCTGAAGTTGCCGTTTTAGGAAGTTCAAGAATTTCACAAAGAACGATGAAAACTGAAATTTCTTTAGATAAAAATGTGGTTCTTCCTTCGGATGTTGAAGTGACAGAAGATTTAAATGAGTTTGAAGTAACGACTAATTACAAGTATTTTGCGACGCCGAAATTAGAGAATAAGACTTTTCTTTTGGCTTCTATAAAAGACTATTCAAAGTATAATTTCTTACCAGGAAACGCTGATATTTTTATGGAAGACGTACAGATTGGGACGGTAAATATTGATACCAATCAACTAACCAGTGAAATGCTAATCAGTCTTGGAAGCGATCCAAATATTCTTACCAAAAGAGAGTTGATAAAGAAAGAAACTAAAGATTTAGGTGATAAGGAAAAGTTTGAAAGTTACGCTTACGAAATCACTATTAAAAACAATAAAGACACTGCCGTTACTCTTGAATTGAAAGATCAGATTCCACTTTCAATGGCTGAAAATATAAAAATTGAAGCAATGAATCCGGATAAAGCAGATTATGATAAAAGTACAGGTTTCTTAATCTGGAATTTTAATATAAAACCTAATGAAACAAAGAAGATTAAATTTGGATTTAATGTAACTTTGCCAAAAGATTTAATGACTGCAGATATAAAATAA
- the rpiB gene encoding ribose 5-phosphate isomerase B — MKRKIAIAADHAGFEYKEYLKQQLQDEFEIQDFGTHSLESVDYPDFVHPAASSVENGENELGILVCGSGQGVQLSANKHQGIRCALSWMPEIAALSKQHNNANMVALPARFVAKEYALEIVKTFLNTEFEGGRHQNRVDKIAFC, encoded by the coding sequence ATGAAAAGAAAAATTGCTATTGCAGCGGATCATGCAGGTTTTGAGTATAAAGAATATTTGAAGCAGCAGTTACAAGACGAATTTGAAATTCAGGATTTTGGAACTCATTCTCTTGAAAGTGTAGATTATCCTGATTTTGTACATCCTGCAGCTTCTTCTGTTGAAAATGGAGAGAATGAACTAGGAATTTTGGTATGCGGAAGCGGGCAAGGCGTACAGCTTTCTGCTAATAAACATCAGGGAATTCGTTGTGCACTCTCTTGGATGCCAGAAATTGCGGCTTTATCTAAACAACATAATAATGCCAATATGGTTGCATTACCTGCAAGATTTGTAGCTAAAGAATATGCTTTGGAAATTGTTAAAACTTTTTTGAATACAGAATTTGAAGGAGGAAGACACCAAAACAGAGTAGACAAAATTGCATTCTGCTAA
- the rnr gene encoding ribonuclease R, producing the protein MPKKKKYISQKNDHKLMEIGRLIMKFMNQNQTKIYNYKQISDGIDHKNPRQREMVIQALHKLLSSQRIKETDKGKYSINLNIEGTLTGTIDFNQSGNAYVTVENLKDDVFVHSKNVKDALQGDKVLIVTYNFKGKKLEGSVLEVLERKRSEFVGTFQLVPHKEFGFVVCDKKTINTDIFIPKGKINGAENGNKVVVKMTEWKPGDKNPEGEILQVLGNPGDHETEIHSILAEYGLPYEFPEEVERDADKIDRTITDEEAAKRWDMRDVLTFTIDPKDAKDFDDALSMRKLENGNWEVGVHIADVSHYVVPGTILDDEAYERATSVYLVDRVVPMLPEVLSNDVCSLRPNEDKYTFSAVFELNDQAEIQKQWFGRTVIHSDRRFTYEEAQERIETKEGDLQEEINVLDDLAKIMRAGRIKNGAITFDRSEVRFNLDENNQPIGVYFKISKDSNHLIEEFMLLANKKVSEFVSLKNGRPNENTFIYRIHDDPDPAKLEALRDFVSTFGYKMDLANTKKVAESLNTLLKDVKGKGEENMIETLAMRSMSKAVYSTDPIGHYGLGFDYYSHFTSPIRRYPDLLAHRLLQHYLDGGKSPDKNELEEKAKHCSAMERLAADAERDSIKFMQVKFMEKHLGETFTGVISGVAEFGFWVEIPENGAEGLIKLRDLMDDSYTYDKATHAVYGSRTGNRYQLGDHVQIKVVKANLIQKQLDFKIVE; encoded by the coding sequence ATGCCAAAAAAGAAAAAATATATAAGTCAGAAAAATGATCATAAATTAATGGAAATCGGAAGATTGATCATGAAGTTTATGAATCAAAACCAAACTAAAATATACAATTACAAACAAATCTCAGACGGAATAGATCATAAAAATCCGAGGCAACGTGAGATGGTGATACAGGCTTTGCACAAACTATTGTCTAGTCAAAGAATTAAAGAAACCGACAAAGGAAAATACAGCATCAATCTTAATATCGAAGGTACTTTAACAGGAACGATAGATTTCAACCAAAGCGGAAATGCTTATGTTACTGTAGAAAATCTGAAAGATGATGTTTTTGTTCATTCAAAAAATGTGAAAGACGCTTTGCAGGGCGATAAGGTTTTAATTGTTACCTATAATTTTAAAGGTAAAAAATTAGAAGGCTCTGTTTTAGAAGTTCTAGAGAGAAAAAGATCAGAATTTGTAGGGACTTTCCAATTGGTTCCTCATAAAGAGTTCGGGTTTGTAGTTTGCGATAAAAAGACAATCAACACCGATATTTTTATTCCGAAAGGAAAAATAAACGGTGCCGAAAACGGTAATAAAGTCGTTGTAAAAATGACCGAATGGAAACCTGGAGACAAAAATCCTGAAGGAGAAATCTTACAGGTTCTAGGAAATCCCGGAGATCATGAAACGGAGATCCACTCTATTCTTGCAGAATACGGTTTACCTTACGAATTCCCTGAAGAAGTGGAAAGAGATGCAGATAAAATAGATCGTACAATAACTGATGAGGAAGCTGCAAAACGTTGGGATATGCGTGATGTTTTAACGTTTACAATTGACCCGAAAGATGCAAAAGATTTTGATGATGCATTATCAATGCGTAAGCTTGAGAACGGAAATTGGGAAGTTGGTGTTCACATTGCTGATGTTTCTCATTACGTAGTTCCCGGAACTATTTTGGATGATGAAGCCTATGAAAGAGCAACTTCAGTTTACTTGGTAGACCGTGTTGTACCGATGCTTCCGGAAGTTTTGAGTAATGATGTTTGTTCGCTTCGTCCGAATGAAGATAAATATACTTTCTCTGCAGTTTTTGAATTGAATGACCAGGCAGAAATTCAGAAACAATGGTTTGGAAGAACGGTAATTCATTCAGACAGAAGATTCACCTACGAAGAAGCTCAAGAAAGAATTGAGACCAAAGAAGGCGATTTGCAGGAAGAGATCAATGTTTTAGATGATTTAGCCAAAATTATGCGTGCAGGTCGTATCAAGAATGGTGCGATTACTTTTGACAGAAGTGAGGTTAGATTTAATTTAGATGAAAATAATCAGCCGATTGGAGTTTACTTTAAAATCAGTAAAGATTCTAATCACCTGATCGAAGAATTTATGTTGTTGGCCAACAAAAAAGTTTCAGAATTTGTTTCGTTGAAAAACGGAAGACCTAATGAAAATACATTTATTTACAGAATTCACGACGATCCGGATCCTGCTAAACTAGAAGCCTTAAGAGATTTCGTTTCTACTTTTGGATATAAAATGGATCTTGCCAATACCAAAAAAGTGGCAGAATCTTTAAATACTTTATTGAAAGATGTGAAAGGAAAAGGCGAAGAAAATATGATTGAAACTTTGGCGATGCGAAGTATGAGCAAAGCCGTTTATTCTACAGATCCTATCGGTCACTACGGTCTAGGGTTTGATTATTATTCGCACTTCACCTCTCCTATTCGTCGTTATCCAGATTTGCTTGCACACAGATTGTTGCAGCATTATTTGGATGGAGGAAAATCTCCTGACAAAAATGAATTGGAAGAAAAGGCAAAACATTGCAGTGCAATGGAGCGTTTGGCAGCCGATGCAGAAAGAGATTCTATCAAATTTATGCAGGTAAAATTCATGGAAAAACATTTGGGAGAAACTTTCACAGGAGTTATTTCCGGAGTTGCAGAATTTGGTTTCTGGGTAGAAATTCCTGAAAACGGTGCCGAAGGTTTAATCAAGCTTCGCGATTTGATGGATGATTCTTATACGTATGACAAAGCGACACATGCTGTTTACGGATCTCGTACAGGGAATAGATATCAATTAGGAGATCATGTTCAGATTAAAGTGGTAAAAGCTAATTTAATTCAGAAACAACTAGATTTTAAGATTGTTGAATAA
- a CDS encoding LysE family translocator, translating into MFELILSAIGLGFMLSLVFIGPIFFLLIETSFTRGPKHALALDFGVITADLLCIIAAYYASADIVQLIDKHPGFYRITSILILAYGIIMMVTKTKMHLPGEEKIISQNYFKTFINGFLLNLLNVGVILFWLVTVIGVRNQYPDTETLILYLAIVIATYLLIDLAKIFLAKQFHYKLTQRLANNIRKGVGVVLIIFSFFIFLQSFKMFNQFDKRLEEAEKKELKYKKDR; encoded by the coding sequence ATGTTTGAACTTATATTGTCGGCCATTGGTCTTGGTTTTATGTTGAGCCTGGTTTTCATTGGTCCTATTTTTTTCCTTTTGATTGAAACCAGTTTCACAAGAGGTCCTAAACATGCTTTAGCGCTAGATTTTGGTGTTATTACAGCAGATTTATTATGTATCATTGCGGCTTATTATGCAAGTGCCGATATTGTGCAACTTATCGACAAGCATCCCGGATTTTACAGAATTACATCCATCCTCATTCTAGCTTATGGAATTATTATGATGGTGACAAAAACCAAAATGCATTTGCCGGGAGAAGAAAAAATAATAAGCCAGAATTATTTTAAAACATTCATCAACGGATTTTTATTGAACCTTTTGAATGTCGGAGTAATACTTTTTTGGTTAGTAACAGTAATTGGAGTTCGAAATCAATATCCCGATACAGAAACGCTGATTCTCTATTTGGCCATTGTAATTGCAACCTATCTTTTAATTGATTTGGCTAAAATTTTTCTGGCAAAGCAATTTCATTATAAACTGACTCAGCGACTAGCAAACAACATCAGAAAAGGTGTGGGAGTTGTGCTGATTATTTTCAGTTTTTTCATTTTCCTTCAAAGTTTCAAAATGTTTAATCAGTTTGATAAACGATTAGAAGAAGCTGAGAAAAAGGAATTAAAATACAAAAAAGACCGATGA
- a CDS encoding S66 peptidase family protein, which yields MKIFPKSLKKGDKIALISPAGSVDSTQLEKGIEMIKSKGFKPVLGENLYTKFSNGYNYAGTEEQRLKDMNWALNDSEISAIWASRGGYGCQHLIHGLNLKEFTKNPKWYIGYSDNTVIQSFLLKKGFASIHAQTIKTSSFGVTEESYDLIFDILKGKSPKYSLESNRFNKKGNIEGELIGGNLALIYALLGTKYSFDFKDKILFIEDIGENFYALDRMMMSLELAGVFTKIKGLIVGGMTNMGDEKDNKQYEESFDEFANQLISDRISKYNFPVVFNFPNGHIKDNRPLIIGSQVKIKVNDKVEVEF from the coding sequence ATGAAAATATTTCCAAAGTCACTCAAAAAAGGGGATAAAATTGCCCTCATTTCTCCTGCAGGTTCAGTTGATTCTACTCAACTTGAAAAAGGAATTGAAATGATCAAATCTAAAGGTTTTAAACCTGTTTTAGGTGAAAATCTTTATACCAAATTTTCAAACGGATACAATTACGCAGGTACTGAAGAGCAAAGATTAAAAGACATGAATTGGGCTTTAAATGACAGCGAAATTTCTGCAATTTGGGCTTCAAGAGGTGGCTATGGTTGTCAACATTTAATTCATGGTTTAAACCTAAAAGAATTTACCAAAAATCCAAAATGGTATATCGGTTATTCTGATAATACTGTAATTCAAAGTTTTTTACTTAAAAAAGGTTTTGCTTCCATCCACGCACAAACCATTAAAACATCAAGCTTCGGAGTTACTGAAGAAAGCTATGATTTGATTTTTGATATTCTAAAAGGAAAATCACCAAAATACAGTTTAGAATCGAATCGATTTAATAAAAAAGGAAATATTGAAGGAGAATTAATTGGAGGAAATTTAGCGCTTATTTATGCGCTTTTAGGAACCAAATATTCTTTTGATTTTAAAGATAAAATATTATTCATCGAAGATATTGGTGAAAATTTTTACGCTCTCGACAGAATGATGATGAGTTTGGAATTAGCCGGAGTTTTTACAAAAATAAAAGGTTTAATAGTGGGTGGAATGACTAATATGGGCGACGAAAAAGACAACAAACAATATGAAGAAAGTTTTGATGAATTTGCAAACCAGCTTATTTCAGACAGAATTTCAAAGTATAATTTCCCGGTTGTTTTTAATTTTCCAAATGGTCACATTAAGGATAATCGACCGCTGATTATTGGTAGTCAGGTTAAGATAAAGGTTAATGATAAGGTAGAAGTTGAGTTTTAA
- a CDS encoding YraN family protein: MADHNDFGKKAEDLAVQFLQKNGYKILVRNFRYQKAEIDIIAEKDNLIIIVEVKARSTDFFILPQEAVTKGKIKLIVTAANHFMEEFNKDQEVRFDIISVLPDEKGKLIIEHIENAFEAFDAN, translated from the coding sequence ATGGCAGACCACAACGATTTTGGCAAGAAAGCAGAAGATTTAGCGGTTCAGTTTTTACAGAAAAACGGCTATAAAATTCTTGTGAGAAATTTCCGTTATCAAAAAGCTGAGATCGATATTATCGCTGAAAAAGATAACCTTATCATCATAGTTGAAGTGAAAGCGAGATCGACGGATTTTTTCATTTTGCCCCAGGAAGCGGTTACAAAAGGTAAAATCAAACTTATTGTTACTGCAGCCAATCATTTTATGGAAGAATTTAATAAAGATCAGGAAGTGCGATTTGATATTATTTCTGTTCTTCCCGACGAAAAAGGAAAACTCATTATAGAACATATTGAAAATGCTTTTGAAGCATTTGATGCAAACTGA
- a CDS encoding SDR family NAD(P)-dependent oxidoreductase, which produces MKTILITGATSGIGKSTAELLAKQGNRIIICGRRPEVLESVKKELSALTEVFSLKFDVRNLEEVEAAIASLPEEWKNIDVLINNAGNAHGLEPLSAGSTDDWDSMIDGNVKGLLYVSKTLIPMMKERNSGQIINISSVAARQTYANGVVYCATKKAVDVISEGMRIELTEFGIRVTNIQPGAVETDFSLIRFKGDQERAATVYAGYEALKAEDIADAIAYCINAPQHVTVSDMTIYPSAQSEPRTIYRKG; this is translated from the coding sequence ATGAAAACAATACTCATCACCGGAGCAACTTCCGGAATAGGAAAATCTACCGCTGAACTTTTAGCAAAACAAGGAAACAGAATCATTATCTGTGGAAGACGACCAGAAGTTTTGGAGTCTGTAAAGAAAGAACTATCGGCTTTAACAGAAGTTTTTAGTTTAAAATTTGATGTAAGAAATCTTGAAGAAGTTGAAGCTGCCATTGCATCACTTCCTGAAGAATGGAAAAACATTGATGTATTGATCAATAATGCAGGAAATGCACATGGTTTAGAGCCTCTTTCAGCAGGAAGTACAGACGATTGGGATTCTATGATTGATGGGAATGTAAAAGGTCTTCTATACGTTTCTAAAACGCTTATTCCGATGATGAAAGAAAGAAATTCGGGACAAATCATTAATATCAGTTCGGTTGCGGCGAGACAAACCTATGCGAATGGCGTTGTATATTGTGCCACCAAAAAAGCAGTAGATGTTATTTCTGAAGGAATGAGAATTGAGCTTACAGAATTCGGGATCAGGGTTACCAATATTCAACCGGGTGCTGTGGAAACTGATTTTTCTTTAATTAGATTTAAAGGTGATCAGGAAAGAGCAGCAACTGTTTATGCAGGCTATGAAGCTTTAAAAGCTGAAGATATTGCCGATGCAATTGCTTATTGCATTAATGCACCGCAACACGTAACGGTTTCTGATATGACGATTTATCCAAGCGCACAGAGCGAGCCAAGAACGATTTATAGAAAAGGATAA
- the tsaB gene encoding tRNA (adenosine(37)-N6)-threonylcarbamoyltransferase complex dimerization subunit type 1 TsaB — protein sequence MKILYLETSSKNCSVAISDDEKLLCSTEEVSENYKQSESLHTFVEWALEGANLSIKDIDAVSLGKGPGSYTGLRIGAASAKGFCYGLKIPLIAVNSMESMIEPFLGQNYELIVPLVDARRMEVYTAVYDGISGDELIPTEAKVLDENSFEELKGKKVLFVGDGALKAKEILQLPNAEFNTEIYPSAQYLINKTLEKIRNEDFEDIAYFEPFYLKDFHGVKKKSKSED from the coding sequence ATGAAAATATTATATCTTGAAACTTCCTCAAAAAACTGTTCAGTAGCCATTTCAGATGATGAAAAACTGCTTTGTTCTACGGAAGAAGTTTCAGAAAATTATAAACAGTCAGAAAGTCTTCACACTTTTGTAGAATGGGCTTTGGAAGGGGCAAACTTATCAATAAAAGATATTGATGCGGTTTCTTTAGGAAAAGGTCCGGGTTCTTATACCGGTTTAAGAATTGGAGCTGCCTCTGCGAAAGGGTTTTGTTATGGGCTAAAAATTCCATTGATTGCGGTCAATTCCATGGAAAGCATGATAGAGCCTTTTTTAGGACAAAACTATGAATTGATCGTCCCTTTAGTCGATGCAAGACGAATGGAGGTTTATACCGCTGTTTACGATGGAATTTCGGGTGATGAACTTATTCCGACCGAAGCTAAAGTTTTAGATGAAAATTCTTTTGAAGAATTGAAAGGTAAAAAAGTACTTTTTGTAGGTGACGGAGCATTAAAAGCAAAAGAAATATTGCAGCTTCCGAATGCAGAATTCAATACAGAGATATACCCTTCTGCTCAGTATTTGATAAATAAAACTTTAGAAAAAATAAGGAATGAAGATTTTGAAGATATTGCTTATTTCGAGCCTTTTTATCTGAAAGATTTTCATGGAGTGAAGAAAAAAAGTAAAAGCGAAGATTAA
- a CDS encoding tetratricopeptide repeat protein, translated as MKKKIVFLLAAIIVVSCGTKVKKPEARSKFLKGFSTYYNTLFNAKDALNSEFTERDKAHKDNFYAPYIPILTYEEQPLGSDLGQSSAFAENSMKMAEVNRPQKNSRNAPTALSNGPGMPGNMPQDPNNPGGNKGATVLEIAEAKALKAINKYSVIRKGEEQNKTIFDAYIILAQSRIYQGKAIKALDALNYVFTHMKEDKRLPLAHIYEALAYSQIKNYHKSDEIFNKLKSEELSKDHDKLLSIYYAESLLDHGKKEESIKELDRAFELNSNRKLKSRIAFLRGQVLQETGKQELARESFLAAYKYANDFEFEVKSQIEIAKTFNGKGNYEGAKDYLEKISKKGTYGSRKNEFFYALGLMANKAGKKKEAQEFFRKSLLEKVSDGQVRGLAYYEIGKDYLDRNDYIGAGAYYDSALVAMTYEPSKILLQDQSNYIKKISKNYYLIKKNDSILSLAKMSDAQKTDYFAKYIEKLKIKEEREEQERRRAERSKGFDTGDYNANSLFANSSNSFEDFGIAAKGFYFGNTGTVSKGTSTFKQVWGDRALVDNWRYSKKMASLQDMKNEALGVTSAPNPRRFEPSFYIEQIPSDAGKLSQLKKDRDTASLGLGVMYQNYFTNTPLATKTLYDLVDVKPEEKVMLQALYEIFAMNHEKNPQAAARAKQILLTDYPYSSFAEFARNPKSNTFVKSSEEVESEYKMAFALYESEKFAESQGKIEQVVLKYPKDALVPKLNLLNAFNAGKTSGKEVMILQLEQIVLNYAKTPEGIKAKEMLNYLKSDIAFQATDNKGNTMPNNPFNGPGQPSNSNIQQSQNSNFAPNNTSSQQMKNDPPKNNNIPKKPGNNTMQKLQQTYEEVKPMKQ; from the coding sequence ATGAAAAAGAAAATAGTCTTCCTTTTAGCAGCGATTATTGTTGTTTCCTGTGGCACGAAAGTGAAAAAACCGGAAGCCAGATCAAAGTTTCTGAAAGGATTTTCAACCTATTACAATACCCTGTTTAATGCAAAAGATGCCTTAAACAGTGAGTTTACAGAAAGAGACAAAGCTCATAAAGATAATTTTTATGCGCCTTATATTCCCATACTAACTTATGAGGAACAACCTTTAGGAAGTGATTTAGGACAATCTTCAGCTTTTGCAGAAAATTCTATGAAAATGGCTGAAGTCAACCGACCACAAAAAAATAGCAGAAATGCTCCTACAGCGTTATCAAATGGTCCCGGAATGCCTGGAAATATGCCTCAAGATCCTAACAATCCGGGAGGAAACAAAGGTGCTACAGTTTTAGAAATTGCAGAAGCAAAAGCTTTGAAAGCAATTAATAAATATTCTGTCATCAGAAAAGGAGAGGAGCAGAACAAAACAATCTTTGATGCTTATATTATTCTAGCTCAATCTAGAATTTATCAGGGAAAAGCAATTAAAGCTTTAGATGCTTTAAACTATGTTTTCACTCACATGAAGGAAGATAAAAGACTTCCTTTAGCTCATATTTACGAAGCTTTAGCGTATTCACAAATTAAAAATTATCATAAATCTGATGAAATTTTTAATAAACTTAAAAGTGAAGAATTAAGCAAGGATCATGATAAGCTGTTGAGCATTTATTACGCTGAATCTCTTTTGGATCATGGTAAAAAAGAAGAATCTATAAAAGAATTAGACCGTGCTTTTGAACTGAACAGCAACAGAAAACTAAAAAGTAGAATTGCATTTTTGAGAGGACAGGTTTTACAAGAAACAGGAAAACAAGAGCTTGCAAGAGAGAGCTTTTTAGCCGCTTACAAATATGCCAATGATTTTGAATTTGAAGTAAAATCTCAGATCGAGATCGCCAAAACATTCAATGGAAAAGGAAATTATGAAGGCGCTAAAGATTATCTTGAGAAAATAAGCAAAAAAGGAACTTACGGATCCAGAAAGAATGAATTTTTCTATGCTTTAGGTTTAATGGCCAATAAAGCCGGTAAGAAAAAAGAAGCGCAGGAATTTTTTAGAAAATCACTGCTTGAAAAAGTTTCAGACGGACAGGTGAGAGGTTTGGCTTATTATGAAATTGGTAAAGATTATTTGGACAGAAATGATTACATCGGAGCAGGAGCTTATTATGATTCTGCATTGGTTGCTATGACGTATGAACCTTCTAAAATTTTGCTGCAAGATCAGTCTAATTACATTAAAAAGATCTCTAAAAACTATTATTTAATTAAGAAAAACGACAGTATTCTGTCTTTGGCAAAAATGTCAGATGCGCAGAAAACTGATTATTTCGCAAAATATATTGAAAAACTGAAAATTAAAGAAGAAAGAGAAGAACAAGAAAGGAGACGCGCCGAAAGAAGCAAAGGTTTTGATACCGGAGATTACAATGCCAATTCTCTTTTTGCGAACAGCTCAAATTCTTTCGAAGATTTTGGGATTGCTGCAAAAGGTTTTTATTTTGGAAATACAGGGACTGTGAGCAAAGGTACATCCACCTTTAAACAGGTTTGGGGAGATCGTGCATTGGTTGACAACTGGCGTTATTCTAAAAAAATGGCATCTCTTCAAGACATGAAGAATGAAGCTTTGGGAGTGACTTCTGCACCCAATCCGAGACGTTTTGAACCTTCATTTTATATTGAGCAAATTCCTTCAGATGCCGGAAAATTATCTCAGTTGAAAAAGGATAGAGATACTGCTTCATTAGGTCTTGGAGTAATGTATCAGAATTATTTTACCAATACGCCTTTAGCAACAAAAACGCTTTATGATTTGGTAGATGTAAAACCGGAAGAAAAAGTAATGCTTCAGGCTTTGTATGAAATTTTTGCGATGAATCATGAGAAAAATCCACAAGCTGCAGCCAGAGCAAAACAGATTTTATTGACCGATTATCCTTATAGTTCTTTTGCTGAATTCGCAAGAAATCCTAAAAGCAATACTTTTGTAAAATCTTCTGAAGAAGTTGAAAGCGAATACAAAATGGCTTTTGCCTTGTATGAATCTGAAAAGTTTGCAGAAAGTCAGGGAAAAATAGAGCAGGTGGTTCTCAAATATCCTAAAGATGCTTTAGTGCCTAAACTGAATCTTTTAAATGCATTTAATGCCGGAAAGACAAGCGGAAAAGAAGTAATGATTCTGCAGCTTGAACAAATCGTGTTGAATTATGCCAAAACTCCTGAAGGAATTAAAGCTAAAGAAATGTTGAATTATCTGAAAAGTGATATTGCATTTCAGGCAACCGATAATAAAGGAAATACAATGCCAAATAATCCTTTTAACGGACCAGGGCAACCTAGTAATAGTAATATTCAGCAGTCTCAAAACAGTAATTTTGCCCCGAATAATACGTCTAGTCAGCAGATGAAAAATGATCCTCCAAAGAATAATAATATTCCGAAAAAGCCAGGAAATAATACGATGCAGAAGCTACAACAGACTTATGAAGAGGTAAAGCCAATGAAACAATAA
- a CDS encoding Maf family protein: protein MKILLASQSPRRKELLSSLGFDFEVVKIDCEEILPENIKIEDAAAYLSELKANAFGNLQNDEVLLTADTVVANENQFLGKPKNEIEAKEMLKSLSGKIHQVYTGITIKTLDKIITETDVADVEFDEISDEEIDFYIKNYQPFDKAGGYGIQEWLGMSKIKKINGSFYTIMGLPTHLVYKILKEL from the coding sequence ATGAAAATACTTTTAGCATCACAATCTCCGAGAAGGAAAGAATTACTGTCAAGTTTAGGTTTTGATTTTGAAGTCGTGAAAATTGACTGTGAAGAAATTTTACCCGAAAATATAAAAATAGAAGACGCTGCAGCTTATTTGTCTGAATTAAAAGCAAATGCATTCGGAAATCTGCAAAATGATGAAGTTTTATTAACTGCAGATACAGTTGTTGCCAATGAAAATCAGTTTCTGGGAAAACCGAAAAATGAAATTGAGGCAAAAGAAATGCTCAAATCATTATCAGGGAAAATACATCAGGTTTATACCGGGATTACGATTAAAACTTTAGATAAAATCATTACAGAAACTGATGTTGCTGATGTAGAGTTTGATGAAATTTCAGATGAAGAAATTGATTTTTATATCAAAAACTATCAACCATTCGACAAAGCGGGAGGTTATGGTATACAAGAATGGCTCGGAATGTCAAAAATTAAAAAAATTAATGGAAGTTTTTATACCATTATGGGACTTCCTACGCATTTAGTCTATAAAATTTTGAAGGAATTATAG